A stretch of DNA from Paenibacillus sp. FSL W8-0186:
ATGTCTATAGCTGTTGTTTGCTCGTTCTAAGATTAACATCGCCTTATCTGATGATGAATGAAGTTTTTAAAGACTTATATGCAGGTTATTTAAGCTGCATGGCAATAACAAGGTTCAACCCTTTTGCCGTTAAACCTTTTTGCAGCACAAAAAAAGCGGCAGCTAATCTAGCCCCGCCTGCTCTAAATTAAACGATCCACGCAATAAAACACATCTGTCAATCGCTATTCCACATCAAAATCAAAATACTTCTTTGGATACGGCTCGTTGTTCAAGGTATAATGCCACCATTCTTTGTTGTACGGTTTGAAACCGGCAGCCATCATCGTTTCTTTGAGCAGCAGTCGATTCTTAGTCTGCACTTCTGTCAAGCCTGCTGCATCATGCGCGGAAATCTCGCCCAGGAAATCATGTATACCGCCCATATCAATTGGCTCTCCTGTTTCTTGATCAGCCAAGGTTAAATCTACAGTGCTTCCGCGTGAATGGCCTGACCGCTGCGAAAGGTAGCCCAGCTTGAACACATTTTTCTTATCGATGTCAGGATAGAACTCCTCCTTCATCTTGACATCCTGCTCCTCTGCCGCCCATTTCTTGAAATGCTCCACCGCCTTTTGCGGACGATAGGCATCATAAATGAGCAAGGAATAGCCCAGCGGTTCCAACGCTTGTTCTGCTTTTTTTAGCGCCTTTGCTGCTTGTACGCTTAAAATAGCAAACGGCGCATGATAGCCGTCGATTTGTTCTCCAACAAAGTTGTATTCACTATAATAGCGAATGTCATAGTAGGCATACTCGAGCACCTCGTCTGCATAAACAAACCCTTCAGGCAGCTCTCGCTTCTTCGCAATCCCGACAATCGGCTGATCCCCTGCTTGATCCGCCTCAGCTTCTAGCTGAGCTTCTTCCCCTTCCTGCGCGGAATTCTGCCCCATCTCCGCTTGATCGCTCTCCAAGCCTGGTTCAGCTCCAAGCTCTTCTTGTTCAGAGCTCTGCCCTTCCTCAGACATAGTTTGACTGGATAAATTCTCTTCATGTGCCGGCAAGGAAGTGGAGGAGCATCCTGCCAGTAATCCAGCCAATAATCCTGCCAAGACTAAGCCTAGTGTTAACCAATTTCTGTTCATAAGGTCTCCCCTTTCAGTTCTAAGAAACAATAAAACCGCCAAATCCGTAAATGCACAGAGAATATGCTCCTCTTACATTTAAGGATTTTGGCGGTGCATGATTGCATCATCTTAATATGTCTTTCAACCGTTGTCAACAGGTTGATCTTGCGGCAAACCCTGCGCGCTGGGAGCTAAAGGGTTGTGACCGGCAAAACAGCCGTAACAATTTTAGCTCCATAGTGCCGCAGCGCCTTAGTTCCGCCGTTGAATAAAGTACGTCTCGCCCGATTCCGCCCAGAACCGTTCCCCTGTATTGACGATGGTTCCGTCAGACGACTGAACATTTAGCGGCTCCGCATACTGAACTGAGCACCATCCTGTCAAGGTGGGGGTCAATTCAGCTGAACGAAGGCGGCCATTCTCCCATGCCGCGCTAACCGTGAAGCCGCCTCTGGCTTTTAGCCCGCGGAATCGGCCGTTCTTCCATGCCTCCGGCAGTGCCGGAAGCAGCTCAATCGTCTCTTCATGGCTCTGCAGCAGCATCTCGGCAATGCCCGCCGTTCCGCCAAAATTGCCGTCGATCTGAAACGGCGGGTGATCGTCGAACAAATTGGGATACGTCGAGCGGGACAGCAGAGTATTCACGAAACGATGCGCCGTATTCCCGTCCCTCAGCCGCGCATACAGGTTGATCAGCCAGGCGCAGCTCCAGCCGGTATGTCCGCCCCCTTGAACGATCCGGCTCTCCAGCGTCTTTCTGGCTGCCTCGGCAAAGTCCGGCGTGCGGGAAGGCGTGATGGCATTGCCGGGATAGAGCCCATATAGATGCGACACATGGCGATGGCCGGGCTCGGCTTCCGGGTAATCCCTGCTCCACTCCTGCAATCGGCCGTCCGGCCCTATTCCCGGCTTGGCCATGCGATCCAAAGCCTCCGCGAGCTGATGGGCAAACTCCCCGTCGATGTCCAAAAGCTCAGCCGCCTGCAGGCAATGACCGAACAATTCCCGGATAAGGTACAGATCCATCGTGGAGGCGGCTGAGACGCTGCAGGGCTCCCCTTCCTCCGTCAGAAACTTATTCTCCGGCGAGGTTGACGGTGCGGTAACCAGCTCGCCGCCCGGTCCAGGCACAAGCCAATCCAGACAGAATTCCGCAGCGCCTTTCATTAACGGATAAGCCGTCTCCGCCAGAAACTGCCGATCCCGATTAAAAGCATAATGCTCCCACAAATGCCGGCTTAGCCATACTCCGCCCATCGGCCAGAACGCCCAGCTCGGCTCCCCGTCCGACGGCCCAGCGGCTCTCCACAGATCTACGTTGTGGTGCGCCGTCCAGCCCCGGCAGCCGTAATGGATCCGCGCCGTCCGCGCCCCCGTCTCGCTCAAATCCTGAATCATGCGGAACAGCGGCTCATGCAGCTCGCTTAAATTGCATATTTCCGCCGGCCAGTAATTCATCTCGGTATTGATGTTTGTCGTGTAATTGCTATTCCAGGGCGGCTGCATATGCGGATTCCATATTCCCTGCAGATGCGCAGGCTGCGTGCCGGGCCGGGAGCTAGCCATCAACAGATAGCGGCCATATTGAAAATAGAGCGCCTCCAGCATCGGATCCGGCGTCCCCCCCTGATAGGCCTTGAGTCGTTCGTCTGTCGGCAAGGAGCTGACTTCCGCGGATAACTGTGGATTCAGCTCCAGCTCCACCCGGCGGAACAATGCCTGATGATCCTCGATATGCCGGCTGAGCAGCCGGTCATAGCCGTGTCGAGCCGCGGCTTCGAGCGGCTGTCTGCATTTCTCGGCTGCGCTAATCCCTGTATCCGTCCCCGGCATGACCCGGTAACCAGCAAAATCAGTCGCAGCCGCCAGCAGCAGCGTCACCGAGCTAGCGCCGGCTATATCAAGCCGGCCGCTCCGCACAGCCAGATTTCCCCCATCGTGCAGCACGCGCAATTGTGCTTCATACGACAACCCCAGCCCGTCTTCATAAAGGATGGACTGCGGGTGATCGCCCCGATAATTGTCGGCGATATGGCTCGGAGCCCGGCCCCGCATGACCAGGCCGGTCCCTTGCTCGCATGTCCCAACATTGTGCTGAAGCGGAGAGTCCAAGACGATAGACAGATGAATGGTTCCCTGTTCTTCCGCCTCCAGACGAACAGCCAGCACCTGATCGACGGCGCTGACGAACGCACGCCTCGTAAACCTGGTCCCGTCGGCACAATATGTCACGGCCGCAATGCCTGTGTCCAAATCCAGCTCCCGGTAATAATCCGTAATCTCACCTGTTCCCAAATGCTCTAATTTCAAATTGCCGAGCGGCTGGTACGATTCCGTACGCTTGCCCAGCATCTTCGCTTCGATTAGCCGCTCCGCTTCTTTGTATTCCCCCGCAAATATGAGCTCTCGCGACCGTTTCAAGTGACGAAGCGCATCATAATTTTGCGTGTCGCGAGGAAAACCGGACCATAGCGTATCTTCGTTAAGCGCAATCAGTTCGCTGCGGCTTCCTCCGAATACCATACCGCCCAGCCTGCCATTTCCGATAGGAAGTGCTTCTTCCCAGCGGGATGCGGGACATCTGTACCATAGCTTGGTGTCCTCGCTTCCGATACAGTGCTCTTTACTCATTTTCTCCCCTCCGATTGTAAAAAACTTAGAGAAAAAGGCCCGAGTATTTACGGGCCTTTTCTTGATTCGTGCTATCCAGTTGTAGCAAATCCGCTCCGCCTGAGCGCTGAATTATTTAATGTCTTTGCCTGTGAACAGAGATACTCTTGCTTTCACGAGCTCTGTATATTCGGCTTCCATTTTTTCTGCACCTGCTTTATCAAGCTCAGCGAGGAAGTCATCATAGATTTTGTCGAAGTTCTCGCGTTTGGCCAGAACGGCTTCCGGAATCCTTTTGCGGATGATATCCTGCGTTTTCTTGAAGATGATTTGATAATCGCCGTCCGTAGGAACAGGCATGTTGTACAGAGCGCCCCATTCCTTCGCTTTAAAATCGCTTTCTTGCGGGAACAGGTCTTTCCACGTCGTTGCGCCGTATGCTTTTAAAGTTTCTTTCTCTGCTTCAGTGTAGCCGGCAACAATTTGCTCAGGGAAATTCGTCGTATAGTAGTTTCCAGTAGAATCTTTAACTCCATCGCCATAGCGAGCACTCATTGCCAAGTACAAGCCAATGCCGGATTCCTTCGTAAAGTTAGTTGCATCATTCACTTTTCTATCTTGAATTTCTTGCGGAATTACCCGAACGCCGTTTTCAACGTTATAATGCTTGCCTTCAATACCCCAGTTTCTAAGAATTTGGCCTTCTTCGGAGGCCAGCCAATCCAGAAACTTTATAGCGCGGACCGGATCTTTGCAAGCAGTTGTTATGCTGATGCCATAGCCGTCAACGCCTGCCGATTGGAAGGAGTGGTCAACGTATTCTTCAGACAATGTTACAGGGAAATGTGCATAAGTGTATTCATCCTTGCCCGCTGTTTTTAACGCATTTTCAGCATCCTGATATCCCCACTCCTGGTCAATGAGACCCAGAACGCGGCCGCTGGCGATTTTAGCTTTGTACTGGTCATCTTTTTGCACGAAAGTATCTTTATCAAGCAATCCTTCATTGTACATATGGTTCAGCCAACGGAAATATTCCTTTTCTACCGGGCGTTTATAGTGCAGAATCGCCTCATAAGTTTCCGGGTTCACATAGTATTCCCCGTCATCCGGTGCCCCTGTTGCCAGGAATGCCGGATTGGTTACGGTAATCATGATTCTCCAGTCATCCGCATTAAGTGTGAGCGGAATGGTCGGCTGTCCATCGGTAGTCGGATGCTTCTCTACGTATTGCTTCAATACGTTTTCGAAATCTTGGACTGTACGGACCTTAGGATAACCTAGCTCCTTCAATACGCGTTGTTGGATTTCAAAACCTCCAATTGCATCAAAAGATTCCTGATCCACACCCACATTTGTCGTTAAAGAATAAATAGCCGGATCTTCGTTGCTGTATTTCAGGCGATTCATATTCTCGCTGAATATTTTCTTAATATTTGGAGCATGTTCTTCAATTAGCGGGGCCATGTCAACAATAAGTTCTGCGTCCACCAGACTGGATAAGTTTCCTTTGGCAAAAATAAGATCAGGTACATCACCGCTAGCTGCCATCAACGCAATTTTATTATCCCCACCACCGCTGCCGACGTCATACTCCGCTTCAATCGTGACGCCCGTTTTCTCCGTGATGACTTTGCCGATATCATCCTGCATATTATTCCAGTTTGGACTTGCGTCCGCTCCGAAGAACGTAAGGGTGATCGGGCTGGTATCTGCTCCCGCCTCAGTGCTTTGATTCGTGTTGCCCGTATTCGCATTCCCTGCATTTTTGCTGTCACCGCCAGAGCTTCCGCAGCCGCTAAGCAGCATCATGCTTGCCAGCAGAAGTGCAACGATTGTCTTTGGACTTTTCCGCTTCTTCATTTCTACTTTCCCCCTCATGTCATAATCACAACTATATTTGTATAACAGGCTGTCCCTGCGTATACCGATATCTAGGTAAGTGCTTACAATCCTAGGTTTAGAAAATATATGCTAATTTCTCCGCATCATCTGAACCATTACGCCTTGACGGCTCCAAGCGTCATCCCTGATACGAAATACCGCTGCAGGAACGGATATACGAACAATATTGGTAGTGTTACGACGATCGTAATCGCCATCTTGATCGATTCTGGTGATACTTGTGCCATTTGATTCGCCATATCATTGGCATTGATCATATTCGCCCCCTGGTTCGTGCTCTGAAGAATTTTCATCAATTCAAACTGCAGTGTCGTTAAATGGGGCTTGTTGCCATTGTACAAATAAGTATCAAACCAAGAATTCCATTGTCCAACAGCCAGGAACAAGGCTATCGTAGCCAGAACAGGCTTACAAAGCGGAAGGATTACCTTATAGTAAATCGTAAAGTCGTTTGCTCCATCCAAGGTCGCTGACTCCTGAAGGGCATACGGCAGTCCATCGATAAATGAACGGATAACGAAGACGTTAAATGCACTTACAATTCCCGGAAGAATATAAATCCAAAACGTACCGATCAGATCTAGATGACGCATAAGCATATATGTCGGAACCAACCCGCCGGAAACATACATAGTTAATGCCAGAAATGTAGATATAAATTTCCTGGATTGGAAGTCCTGGCGACTCAGCGTATACGCGAGCATGGATGAGCTGATAAGCCCTAGAATGGTTCCGGAAAGCGTACGCAGAATCGATATTTTGAAGCCTTGAATCAAGCCGCTGTAACTAAATATCGTTTTGTAATTTTCCCAAGTGAAACTTCGCGGCCAAATATAGATACCGCCTCGAACCGTATCCGTCGAATCATTTAACGAAATCGCCAGTACATTCAAGAATGGATATAATGTAATGATCATAATGATCGTCATCAGCGCGAGATTGAAAACATCAAAGATTCGATCGGATTTGGTGGAGTTGAATGCTTTGCTTGCCATAATTTTCTCCTCTCCCCTTACATGATGCTTTCTTTTGTTGTTTTCTTCATGATGCCGTTCGCCGTTAGCAGCAGTATGATACTTACAACAGAGGTGAACATACTGATGGCGGTACCGTAAGAGAAGCGTCCTATGTTAATGCCGTAATTGAGCGCATAAAGGTCAAGCACTTCCGAATAATCCGTGACCAGCGAGTTGCTGAGCTGGAACTGCTTCTCGAAGCCGATACCGATCAAATGGCCTATCGACATAATCAGCAGCACGGAAATCGTCGTTCGGATTCCCGGTAGAGTAATGTTCCACATTTGACGAAAACGCCCCGCTCCATCGACTCTCGCGGCCTCGTACAATTCTCTATCAATACCTGCGATAGCCGCCAAATATATGATGGCGTTCCAGCCGGTCTCCTTCCAGACGTCGGAAACGGTTACAATTCCCCAAAACCATTTGCCTTGGGCCATAAACTGAATGGGTTTTTCTATAATATGAAGCGCTAGCAAAATCTCGTTGACGATGCCTCCGTCCATGGAGAGCATTTTGGTAATGATCCCCGCTACAACGACCCACGAGACGAAATGTGGCAGGTAAGATACCGTCTGAACCGTTCGTTTAAAAAATTTGCCCCTCATCTCATTCAGAAATACAGCAAAGGCGATCGGAATCACAAAACCGGCTATCAATCCCAGCACGCTCATTGCGAGCGTATTTCTAAGTACGAGATAAAATCTTTCATCCTGGAACAGGTCCACGAAATTTTTCATGCCGACCCATTTCTGATCGAAAAACGACTTAGACGGTTTATAGTTCTGGAAAGCCATCGTCCAGCCCCAAATCGGCAAATAGTTAAAAACGAACAACCAGATTACGAATGGCAAGGACATCAAATAAAGGTATCTTTGCCGTACTACAGTTCGCCAAAATCCTTTCTTCCGCTTCTTCTGCGGATTAGGGGTTACGCTTACATTTCCAGTATCGGCTTGCGCTGAGAGCGTCTTCATATGTCTGTCCAATCCCCCCTTCTTACTATATATTTAAGATAAACCAGAAGAGGAGCAGGGAATACCCGACAGATTTCAGAGAAAACCATATAGAAATTAGACATTCTCCAGAGATTGTTAGATCTTTTCTCGTTTTAAAGGAATCGTGAAGGAAATCACAGTTCCTTGTCCATATTCGCTGGAAATGCTCAAACCGTGCATATCCCCAAATGTCATCGTTAACCTTTGCTGGACATTGCTTAATCCGATGCGATTATTCACGGCTGTTTGCGCTTCGGCCATGGAACGCCGAACCTCTTCAAGCCGTTCCAAAGCCATTCCGATGCCATCGTCCTGAATGACGATTTCAGCATGGTCATCTACAGCATGAATCCGCAATTGGACATGAACTCCGACTTCCTTGTTCTCTACGCCGTGCACGACCGCATTCTCCACAAGCGGCTGAATGATCAGAGGCGGCATGCGAATACCTTCTAGCTTGCGGTCTATGATTAGCTCATAATTCAGCCGATCCTCGTAGCGGAATTTTTGGATTTCCAAATAAGAACGGACCATTTCCAGCTCTTCCTTGAGCGTAATTTGATCCCGGCCTACTTCCAGGTTTTTGCGCATCAGCTTCCCGAGCAGCCGGACAACGTTGGCGATCTCTTTCTCACCCTTCATATGGGCATTCATGCGAATCGACTCGAGGGCATTAAACAGAAAATGCGGGTTGATTTGGCTGGCCAGCATCTTCAACTTGATCTCCCTCTGGGCGATTTCCAGGGAGTTGTTCTGTTCGGTCTTCTCTACAACCTGATTCATGAGCAGGTTAATACTCTCGACCATATAATTGAATTGCCGCGACAGCTGACCGATCTCATCATTCCCGTCAACGGAGGAGACGACGGCAAGGTCGCCTAGCGCCAGCCGGTTAAAGTGGCGGCTGAGGCGCAGCAGCCGGTTGGTCATCAGGAACGACACAATATAAACAAATAACAGGGCAATCAGCAGCACAAGCAATATAAACAGCAGGCCCAGCACGCTAACTTGATTGGCGCCCTTGACAATAGCCTTTGTGGCAAAGACGGAGACAATCTTCAGGCCATTCATGCTGGATTCGGGAAGCAAATCCTCGATAACCAGGTAGGAGGGCTCGCCTTGAATATCCATTTTATGGGCGCCATTTGGCTGCTGATGCAGATCGATCCCGTAATCGAGCTCATCAATGGTTTTGCCCACCAAACGGGGATCTTTCCCCGCCACGATATAGCCCTGCTCATCGAAAATCAGCGTCTCGAACTGTTCCTGCCGCAGCATCCGGTTCAATTCCTCCTGATCCAGCACGACCATAAGCACGCCGCTTGCGCGATGCTCGGGAAATGGAATTTGCCGTACCAGGCTCAGCTTGCGAACAGGAACATCTACCTCGTCGGCAATATAGAACCAGCCGATGCTCTTCGACTCCATCGCTCTCTTATGCCACACCGTGGAGCGGGTGGCCTCATCCAGCGGAATAAGCTCCAAATTGTTAATCAGCGTTGGGTTGTCGTAATAGAAACGAATCGCAGAAATTCCGCGGTAAAGACGGACATTATCCTTGAAATCATCGTAATCCAAATAAGCTTTAGTCAGCTCGAACACGCTCGGATATGACGTAGTCACCATTTTCTCCAGCTTCTTATCGAACATAAATGTATTGGATAAGTCCGTAGGTACGCGAAGCATGTTGGCCAATTGGGTTTTGATTTTCTGTACGTCGTTCGTCGTTTGCACGATCGCCCGGTCCATCGCCTGCTGGCGGAAATAACTCGTTACTGCCCCTCCCACAATGAGAACGGGAAGCATAACGACCACGATATAAGTAATCAGAAGCTTGTGCTTCAGCCTGAGATCATTCAAAATACGCACCATTTTGGTTCGCAAAAAAACACCACCTGACTGTTTGACATTTACTCTGCGACTCTAGTATCCCTCGATGGACTAGTCTCTTCCGCGTATCTATTATGACAAAACCGGGTTACCACAGAAAAGGGACATCCAGGCAAGGTTCAAGTAACTAGATGTAATTCATGCAACTAGTTCATCGGTTTTGGCTGTGTTAGAGGGAACTAACTGCAAAACCTACATTTAGATTTAAGCTATTTCGACGAATGCGCTCCATTCAAGCAAACTAACTGCATGTTTTGCATTTAGCACATGTATTTTTTATAAAACGAGCTTAACTAAATGTATTAAATACATTTCGCTAGACTCCCACATGGTTACTTCTGTGATGTGATCAACCATGGCTCCACCTGTGGTGTGATTGAAACATGACTCCTCTTATGGTGTAATCAACATGATTCCTCTTATATATATCAAACATGACTTCTCGATATTGATTTGATCCCCAATGAATGGTTACTTAATGGTTACTTGAGCTTCCGGAAGGCGAAGAAATGTATACAACGGGTACTAGTTACTGCCAGTGTCCTAACAAAAACACCCAATAAAAGCGGAAAATATCCCCTATGATGCAGGGGATATTTCCACTTGAATCCAACTTGTTTATTTAAGTGTCACTTGAATTTCCACTTTACCGCTGAATGCGCCTACTGCGATGCTGCCGTCGGCGTTCAGCTGGCCGCCTTGCACCGATGCTGCCTGGCCGAAGCCGTGCAGGCTGATGTTAAACGGCTTGCCTGCGCCATCCGCCGTGATGCGGAGCGTAGAGCCTTCGCGCGATACCGCGATTCCCAGCTCGGTTTCACCCTTCACGTTGCGAACCTTCCGGGATACCTGCGCACCGTCTTCGATTTGATACAATCTGACATCTGCGTCCTGAGCGTAGTCATAATCCGGTTTGACATCGTTCGCACCCATAACGAGGATGGAGTTCGGACGCACGAAGAGCGGCAGGCTGAAGAAGTCATAGTTCTCTTTGCGCCATTTTCCACCTTCGATCGTTTCGCCCGTCAATAGATGGGTCCATCTGCCTTCAGGCAAGTAGTAGGCTACGTTGCCTTCCTTGCTGAATACCGGTGCCACCAGCACGGAGTCGCCCAGCATATATTGACGGTCGAGCATTTCACTTGCCGGATCTTCCGGGAACTCCAGGAACATCGCGCGCATCGTCGGCACGCCCTGCTCCGTCGCTTCAACCGCTGTGTCGAACAAGTACGGCATCAGGCGGCATTTCAGCTTCGTGAAGAAGCGCGTTACGTCTACCGCCTCATCGTCGTATGCCCATGGAACCCGGTAAGAGCTGCTTCCATGGAGACGGCTGTGGCTGGACAGGAGCCCGAATGCAAGCCAGCGCTTGAACACGTCGGCAGGCGCCGTATTCTCGAATCCGCCAATATCGTGGCTCCAGAAGCCAAAGCCGGATACGCCAAGGGACAATCCGCCTCTCAAACTCTCAGCCATCGACTCGTAGTCCGCGTAGCAGTCTCCGCCCCAGTGAACCGGGAACTTCTGACCGCCCGCAGTAGCCGAACGGGCAAATAGTGCCGCTTCATTTTTGCCAAGCTTCTCTTCCAACACTTCAAACACAACTTTATTATACAATTGAGTGTAGTAGTTGTGCATTTTCACCGGGTCAGAGCCATCATGATAGACGACATCCGTTGGAATCCGCTCGCCGAAGTCGGTCTTGAAGCTGTCCACGCCCATATCTACGAGATCACGCAGATAGCCCGCGAACCATTCGCACGCATCGGGATTCGTGAAGTCAACAAGCGCCATTCCCGGCTGCCACAAATTCCACTGCCATACGTCGCCATTAGGTCTTTTCACAAGATAGCCATGCTTCTTGCCCTCTTCAAACAGAGCGGAGCGCTGAGCGATATATGGATTGATCCATACGCAAATTTTAAGCCCCTTCTCTTTAAGACGCTTCAGCATTCCTTCCGGATCCGGGAAAGTGCGCTCGTCCCATTTGAAGTCCGTCCAGTGGAATTCGCGCATCCAGAAGCAGTCGAAGTGGAAGACATGCAGCGGCAAATCTCTTTCCGCCATGCCGTCAACAAAAGAGTTGACCGTCGCTTCATCATAGTTCGTTGTAAACGACGTCGTCAGCCACAGCCCGAACGTCCATGCCGGAGGCAGGGAAGGCTTGCCCGTAAGCGCCGTATATTTGTTCAGAACCTCTTTCGGCTCAGGACCGTCGATGACGAAATACTCAAGCGATTCCCCAGGAACGCTAAATTGTACTTTCTTGACCTTCTCGGAAGCTACTTCAAAGGAAACAGCACCCGGATCATTGACAAATACCCCGTATCCTTTGTTCGTAATATAAAAAGGAATGTTCTTGTAAGCTTGTTCGGAGCTTGTGCCGCCATCTTTATTCCAGATATCCACAACTTGACCGTTCTTGACGAAGGAAGTAAAGCGTTCTCCAAGCCCGTATACCCATTCGCCTACCGTAAGATCCAGTTCTTCGCGCATATATACCGCGCCGCCGTTCTCCTCGACATGAGCCATGGATTTGAACGCGCTGCCCGTAATGCGCTCCGAACCGCGGTAGAAATCAACAGACCATTGCGGCCCCTTGTTCACTCTGACGCTCAAATTACCGCTCTTCAGCTCAGCGTAATCGTCATTCTCCGTAATTTGGACGTGATCGCCGCTGCCGCCTGCGAGTTCGAAATGAGGACCGTGATCTACTGTACCAGCAAAATGCACCAGCTTCACGCCGATGACGCCTGGAAGCGGAGAGTGGAATTGAATCGTCAGCAGTTGGCCGTTGATCGTATTGGCACGACCTTGAATCGGCCTTGTCGAAGCATAGGCTGTCAGCTTATTATCCGCAATCATAAAATCGTGGGCCTGCACTGCTGTCGACAGTGTAAATCCTTCACGAATCAACCAGTTGCCGT
This window harbors:
- a CDS encoding histidine kinase: MVRILNDLRLKHKLLITYIVVVMLPVLIVGGAVTSYFRQQAMDRAIVQTTNDVQKIKTQLANMLRVPTDLSNTFMFDKKLEKMVTTSYPSVFELTKAYLDYDDFKDNVRLYRGISAIRFYYDNPTLINNLELIPLDEATRSTVWHKRAMESKSIGWFYIADEVDVPVRKLSLVRQIPFPEHRASGVLMVVLDQEELNRMLRQEQFETLIFDEQGYIVAGKDPRLVGKTIDELDYGIDLHQQPNGAHKMDIQGEPSYLVIEDLLPESSMNGLKIVSVFATKAIVKGANQVSVLGLLFILLVLLIALLFVYIVSFLMTNRLLRLSRHFNRLALGDLAVVSSVDGNDEIGQLSRQFNYMVESINLLMNQVVEKTEQNNSLEIAQREIKLKMLASQINPHFLFNALESIRMNAHMKGEKEIANVVRLLGKLMRKNLEVGRDQITLKEELEMVRSYLEIQKFRYEDRLNYELIIDRKLEGIRMPPLIIQPLVENAVVHGVENKEVGVHVQLRIHAVDDHAEIVIQDDGIGMALERLEEVRRSMAEAQTAVNNRIGLSNVQQRLTMTFGDMHGLSISSEYGQGTVISFTIPLKREKI
- a CDS encoding ABC transporter substrate-binding protein, with protein sequence MKKRKSPKTIVALLLASMMLLSGCGSSGGDSKNAGNANTGNTNQSTEAGADTSPITLTFFGADASPNWNNMQDDIGKVITEKTGVTIEAEYDVGSGGGDNKIALMAASGDVPDLIFAKGNLSSLVDAELIVDMAPLIEEHAPNIKKIFSENMNRLKYSNEDPAIYSLTTNVGVDQESFDAIGGFEIQQRVLKELGYPKVRTVQDFENVLKQYVEKHPTTDGQPTIPLTLNADDWRIMITVTNPAFLATGAPDDGEYYVNPETYEAILHYKRPVEKEYFRWLNHMYNEGLLDKDTFVQKDDQYKAKIASGRVLGLIDQEWGYQDAENALKTAGKDEYTYAHFPVTLSEEYVDHSFQSAGVDGYGISITTACKDPVRAIKFLDWLASEEGQILRNWGIEGKHYNVENGVRVIPQEIQDRKVNDATNFTKESGIGLYLAMSARYGDGVKDSTGNYYTTNFPEQIVAGYTEAEKETLKAYGATTWKDLFPQESDFKAKEWGALYNMPVPTDGDYQIIFKKTQDIIRKRIPEAVLAKRENFDKIYDDFLAELDKAGAEKMEAEYTELVKARVSLFTGKDIK
- a CDS encoding sugar ABC transporter permease, translating into MKTLSAQADTGNVSVTPNPQKKRKKGFWRTVVRQRYLYLMSLPFVIWLFVFNYLPIWGWTMAFQNYKPSKSFFDQKWVGMKNFVDLFQDERFYLVLRNTLAMSVLGLIAGFVIPIAFAVFLNEMRGKFFKRTVQTVSYLPHFVSWVVVAGIITKMLSMDGGIVNEILLALHIIEKPIQFMAQGKWFWGIVTVSDVWKETGWNAIIYLAAIAGIDRELYEAARVDGAGRFRQMWNITLPGIRTTISVLLIMSIGHLIGIGFEKQFQLSNSLVTDYSEVLDLYALNYGINIGRFSYGTAISMFTSVVSIILLLTANGIMKKTTKESIM
- a CDS encoding carbohydrate ABC transporter permease, whose amino-acid sequence is MASKAFNSTKSDRIFDVFNLALMTIIMIITLYPFLNVLAISLNDSTDTVRGGIYIWPRSFTWENYKTIFSYSGLIQGFKISILRTLSGTILGLISSSMLAYTLSRQDFQSRKFISTFLALTMYVSGGLVPTYMLMRHLDLIGTFWIYILPGIVSAFNVFVIRSFIDGLPYALQESATLDGANDFTIYYKVILPLCKPVLATIALFLAVGQWNSWFDTYLYNGNKPHLTTLQFELMKILQSTNQGANMINANDMANQMAQVSPESIKMAITIVVTLPILFVYPFLQRYFVSGMTLGAVKA
- a CDS encoding glycoside hydrolase family 95 protein; the protein is MSKEHCIGSEDTKLWYRCPASRWEEALPIGNGRLGGMVFGGSRSELIALNEDTLWSGFPRDTQNYDALRHLKRSRELIFAGEYKEAERLIEAKMLGKRTESYQPLGNLKLEHLGTGEITDYYRELDLDTGIAAVTYCADGTRFTRRAFVSAVDQVLAVRLEAEEQGTIHLSIVLDSPLQHNVGTCEQGTGLVMRGRAPSHIADNYRGDHPQSILYEDGLGLSYEAQLRVLHDGGNLAVRSGRLDIAGASSVTLLLAAATDFAGYRVMPGTDTGISAAEKCRQPLEAAARHGYDRLLSRHIEDHQALFRRVELELNPQLSAEVSSLPTDERLKAYQGGTPDPMLEALYFQYGRYLLMASSRPGTQPAHLQGIWNPHMQPPWNSNYTTNINTEMNYWPAEICNLSELHEPLFRMIQDLSETGARTARIHYGCRGWTAHHNVDLWRAAGPSDGEPSWAFWPMGGVWLSRHLWEHYAFNRDRQFLAETAYPLMKGAAEFCLDWLVPGPGGELVTAPSTSPENKFLTEEGEPCSVSAASTMDLYLIRELFGHCLQAAELLDIDGEFAHQLAEALDRMAKPGIGPDGRLQEWSRDYPEAEPGHRHVSHLYGLYPGNAITPSRTPDFAEAARKTLESRIVQGGGHTGWSCAWLINLYARLRDGNTAHRFVNTLLSRSTYPNLFDDHPPFQIDGNFGGTAGIAEMLLQSHEETIELLPALPEAWKNGRFRGLKARGGFTVSAAWENGRLRSAELTPTLTGWCSVQYAEPLNVQSSDGTIVNTGERFWAESGETYFIQRRN
- a CDS encoding M15 family metallopeptidase, with product MNRNWLTLGLVLAGLLAGLLAGCSSTSLPAHEENLSSQTMSEEGQSSEQEELGAEPGLESDQAEMGQNSAQEGEEAQLEAEADQAGDQPIVGIAKKRELPEGFVYADEVLEYAYYDIRYYSEYNFVGEQIDGYHAPFAILSVQAAKALKKAEQALEPLGYSLLIYDAYRPQKAVEHFKKWAAEEQDVKMKEEFYPDIDKKNVFKLGYLSQRSGHSRGSTVDLTLADQETGEPIDMGGIHDFLGEISAHDAAGLTEVQTKNRLLLKETMMAAGFKPYNKEWWHYTLNNEPYPKKYFDFDVE